A stretch of Crossiella cryophila DNA encodes these proteins:
- a CDS encoding S1 family peptidase produces the protein MRAKRMVVGLLAAVATAFAGLTGTATASPNTSSDVDPLIVGGVNATQVYSFMVSLQNTTGGHFCGGSLIKSNWVVTAKHCVQGKAPASVRARIGTTNRTAGGSYVAAAAIHLNPTRDIALVRLAAAVPQAPIAVAAASGPVGTGTRLLGWGQTCPAPGGCGAPVILQQLNTSIVADGLCSGIFGAQEICTNNPGGTRGACYGDSGGPQIKLVGNVWQLIGATSRSGGGATCAVNPSIYVDVPVFRPWISGIAGPV, from the coding sequence GTGCGAGCGAAAAGAATGGTCGTCGGGTTACTCGCGGCCGTGGCCACCGCGTTTGCCGGGTTGACCGGGACCGCCACCGCGTCCCCGAACACCTCATCCGATGTCGATCCACTCATTGTCGGCGGCGTCAACGCCACCCAGGTCTACAGCTTCATGGTGTCCTTGCAGAACACCACCGGCGGCCACTTCTGCGGTGGTTCGCTGATCAAGTCGAACTGGGTGGTCACCGCCAAGCACTGCGTCCAGGGCAAGGCGCCTGCCTCCGTCCGGGCGCGGATCGGCACCACCAACCGCACCGCCGGCGGCAGTTACGTCGCCGCCGCGGCCATCCACCTCAACCCGACCAGGGACATCGCGCTGGTCCGACTGGCCGCGGCGGTGCCGCAGGCGCCGATCGCGGTGGCCGCGGCCTCCGGCCCGGTCGGCACCGGGACCCGGCTGCTCGGCTGGGGCCAGACCTGTCCGGCTCCCGGCGGGTGTGGCGCGCCGGTGATCCTGCAGCAGCTGAACACCTCGATCGTGGCCGACGGCCTGTGCAGCGGGATCTTCGGCGCCCAGGAAATCTGTACCAATAACCCAGGTGGGACCAGGGGCGCCTGCTACGGCGACTCCGGCGGCCCGCAGATCAAGCTGGTCGGCAACGTGTGGCAGCTGATCGGGGCCACCAGCCGTTCCGGCGGCGGCGCGACCTGCGCGGTGAACCCGTCGATCTACGTGGACGTGCCGGTCTTCCGCCCGTGGATCAGCGGAATCGCCGGTCCCGTATAA